A genomic region of Phragmites australis chromosome 2, lpPhrAust1.1, whole genome shotgun sequence contains the following coding sequences:
- the LOC133910057 gene encoding uncharacterized protein LOC133910057, with protein MSNMMLRHLVALIEGGVRTDKGFKEAHLNTVARKVTEQCGVEVSGSQVYNHLRKWRSRWVKICKLRDISGALWDDNTHSIVLEDEHYKGHIKDHPADVDYLNVPLENYEQMVAIFSVGQATGRYAMGSNEPLGPPPDEVESEGKADPISTATNAGIIFPEVIAESVDDDTNTNTPPPHASEEVAVGSAGGKGKDSSSGAGSKRKRAMITEDEAIIFNGMTEAVKDMAGAIKATVHAEAHPDVYNAVMNLPGFSEDALLAALDWLYDHKPQSIGFVQMSAEHRRKWMNRWIAKHYFTD; from the exons ATGTCCAACATGATGCTGCGCCATTTGGTTGCGCTGATTGAGGGTGGAGTGCGGACTGATAAGGGCTTTAAGGAGGCGCACCTAAACACAGTTGCAAGAAAAGTGACTGAGCAGTGCGGTGTAGAAGTCAGCGGGAGTCAGGTGTACAACCACCTTCGCAAATGGAGATCAAGGTGGGTGAAAATATGCAAGCTGCGGGACATCAGCGGTGCCTTGTGGGATGACAACACACACTCCATCGTACTAGAGGACGAGCACTACAAAGGCCACATCAAG GATCACCCTGCTGATGTTGACTACCTCAACGTTCCTCTCGAGAACTATGAGCAGATGGTTGCCATCTTCTCTGTTGGACAGGCCACTGGGAGGTATGCTATGGGCTCCAATGAGCCTTTGGGACCTCCTCCCGATGAGGTGGAGAGCGAAGGCAAGGCGGACCCGATTTCGACTGCCACCAATGCGGGGATTATCTTTCCCGAGGTTATTGCAGAGTCCGTGGATGATgacaccaacaccaacacccCTCCCCCGCATGCCTCTGAGGAGGTTGCTGTTGGATCGGCGGGGGGGAAAGGGAAGGACTCCTCCAGTGGGGCTGGTTCAAAGAGGAAGAGGGCCATGATCACAGAAGATGAGGCCATCATCTTCAACGGCATGACCGAAGCTGTAAAGGATATGGCAGGTGCAATCAAGGCAACCGTCCATGCTGAGGCACATCCCGATGTGTACAATGCGGTCATGAACCTCCCTGGCTTCTCCGAGGATGCATTGCTGGCTGCTCTTGATTGGCTCTATGACCACAAGCCACAGAGCATTGGTTTTGTGCAGATGAGTGCTGAGCATCGTCGTAAGTGGATGAATCGTTGGATCGCCAAGCACTACTTCACTGACTAA
- the LOC133906475 gene encoding potassium channel KAT4, whose protein sequence is MARPDRESWTVPAVNNGSGGVSCEFLPALGEPFPSHGNIINPFDCRYRWWQAFLIVLVLYSAWASPFELALERAVTTPLLVVDLVVDVFFAIDIAVSFFVAYFDSSTNLFVYDRRKIATRYLTRPWFAMDVASTIPFQIIYRLVSDKSTGLRFLNILRLWRLRRGSKLFARLEKDIRFNYFWTRLIKLLFVTLFALHSAACIYLWMAFHYKIKERTWLGSQVSDFPDRSVWVSYTYAVYWSITTLTTVGYGDLHAANTGEMVFAICYMLFNIGLNSYIIGNMTNLVVHAATTTFKMRGMVRRVSTFGSVNRLPRELREQMMASAQLKFNTAEVLHRQLLSDLPRALRSGIAQHLFRETVERCYMFQGVSDNLVVQLASEMKAEYFPPKADIVLQNETSTDCYIIVSGAVDVLATAEDGTEKFAMKTEPHGMAGEIGVIFGIPQPFTVRSRKLTQVVRISHSHLLQILRPNTADADTVYANFIQYLKSLNGQVAAEAPFFREILSNTGLDQLQNGVIFQKQLQNGVETILSLNARLGTEEHEETAPNMLPHREPKRRVVIHEYFPGDGTEKPRNRAAGKLVALPDSLQELMKVAEEKFGKAVRRVLTVDGAEVDNVGVLRDGDHLVLCW, encoded by the exons ATGGCAAGACCAGATAGAGAATCCTGGACGGTTCCGGCCGTGAACAACGGTTCCGGCGGCGTTTCATGCGAGTTTCTCCCGGCGCTCGGCGAACCCTTCCCTTCCCATGGAAACATCATCAATCCTTTCGACTGTCGCTACAG GTGGTGGCAGGCGTTCCTGATCGTCCTGGTGCTGTACTCGGCGTGGGCGTCGCCGTTCGAGCTGGCCCTGGAGAGGGCAGTCACCACTCCGCTTCTCGTCGTGGACCTGGTCGTCGACGTCTTCTTCGCCATCGACATCGCCGTCTCCTTCTTCGTCGCGTACTTCGACAGCTCCACCAACCTCTTCGTCTACGACCGCAGGAAGATCGCCACGAG GTACCTGACACGGCCGTGGTTCGCGATGGACGTGGCCTCGACCATTCCGTTTCAGATAATCTACCGGCTGGTGAGCGACAAAAGCACCGGCTTGAGGTTCCTGAATATTCTCCGGCTGTGGCGACTACGGCGCGGCAGTAAACTCTTTGCAAG ATTGGAGAAGGACATAAGATTCAACTACTTCTGGACCAGGCTCATCAAACTCCTCTTC GTGACTCTGTTCGCGTTGCACTCGGCAGCGTGCATCTACCTATGGATGGCCTTCCACTACAAGATCAAGGAGCGCACGTGGCTGGGCAGCCAGGTGAGCGACTTCCCGGACCGCAGCGTCTGGGTCTCGTACACCTACGCGGTGTACTGGTCCATCACCACGCTCACCACGGTCGGCTACGGCGACCTGCACGCCGCGAACACCGGCGAGATGGTGTTCGCCATCTGCTACATGCTCTTCAACATCGGACTCAACTCCTACATCATCGGCAACATGACCAACCTCGTCGTccacgccgccaccaccaccttcaAGATG AGGGGCATGGTGCGGCGAGTCTCAACGTTCGGGAGCGTGAACCGTCTGCCGCGGGAGCTGAGGGAGCAGATGATGGCGAGCGCGCAGCTCAAGTTCAACACGGCGGAGGTGCTCCATCGGCAGCTGCTGTCCGACCTGCCGAGGGCGCTGAGGTCGGGGATCGCGCAGCACCTGTTCCGTGAGACGGTCGAGCGCTGCTACATGTTCCAGGGAGTCTCCGACAACCTCGTCGTGCAGCTG GCTTCAGAGATGAAAGCAGAGTACTTTCCCCCGAAGGCGGACATTGTGCTGCAGAACGAGACCTCGACGGACTGCTACATCATTGTGTCGGGTGCAGTG GATGTGTTGGCAACTGCAGAGGATGGGACGGAGAAA TTTGCGATGAAGACAGAGCCACATGGCATGGCAGGGGAAATAGGGGTGATCTTCGGGATCCCACAGCCGTTCACCGTCCGGAGCAGGAAGCTCACGCAGGTTGTGCGCATCAGCCACAGCCATCTTCTGCAGATACTCCGTCCTAACACTGCAGATGCGGACACTGTGTACGCCAATTTTATTCAG TATCTTAAATCTCTGAACGGACAGGTAGCAGCGGAAGCAccatttttcagggaaatcctGTCTAACACAGGCCTG GATCAGCTTCAAAACGGTGTCATTTTTCAGAAGCAGCTTCAGAACGGTGTCGAGACTATTTTGAGCCTGAATGCCAGGCTTGGCACTGAGGAACACGAAGAGACCGCTCCCAACATGTTGCCGCATCGAGAACCCAAACGGCGAGTGGTCATCCACGAGTACTTTCCCGGCGACGGGACCGAGAAGCCTCGGAACCGTGCGGCGGGGAAGCTCGTCGCCCTTCCGGATTCGCTGCAAGAACTGATGAAAGTTGCCGAGGAGAAGTTCGGGAAGGCGGTGAGGAGGGTGCTCACCGTCGACGGCGCCGAGGTTGACAACGTCGGCGTGCTAAGAGACGGAGATCACCTGGTGTTGTGTTGGTAG
- the LOC133908615 gene encoding trihelix transcription factor ENAP1-like has translation MGDDAAPAASPSPSPSSSSSGASPSPSSRRYRRRRVDSYALGFEFAPRLAPYELPPPRPPEWTEGSTFALLDAWGDRFVRAGRRGIRADEWLEVARLATAAANRPAGYYSESQCRNRIDTLRKKFRKEKERARLAARRSRPSPPKWVYFDKMISLLCPPPPPLQPPVVTRRRDTHPSPRLSWGVDAPERMLGGGWDVRPVDSGSDAELGEEQKIEVAARNSNGFGVLAESIQKFVEVYERMDSRKRQQMAELEQMRRDFHRDLDAKWREILAKAQAEIGCLEDEDCDEGDAEEDGDGGSGSKRLEDDGGEEQNNGDTDASPSHMA, from the coding sequence ATGGGCGACGACGCGGCCCCCGCCGCGTCCCCCTCGCCGTCgccttcctcgtcctcctccggcgcctccccctcgccctcctcccgGCGCTACAGACGCCGCCGCGTGGACAGCTACGCGCTCGGCTTCGAGTTCGCCCCGCGCCTCGCGCCCTATGAGCTCCCTCCCCCGCGCCCCCCCGAGTGGACGGAGGGCTCCACCTTCGCGCTCCTCGACGCCTGGGGCGACCGCTTCgtccgcgccggccgccgcggcaTCCGCGCCGACGAGTGGCTCGAGGTCGCCCGCCTCGCCACCGCCGCAGCGAACCGCCCTGCGGGGTACTACTCCGAGTCGCAGTGCCGCAACCGCATCGACACGCTCAGGAAGAAGTtcaggaaggagaaggagagggcgCGCCTCGCGGCCCGCCGCTCCCGCCCCTCCCCACCCAAATGGGTCTACTTCGATAAGATGATATCTCTCCTGTGCCCGCCACCGCCTCCGTTGCAGCCTCCCGTCGTGACGCGCCGCCGCGATACGCATCCATCGCCGCGCCTTTCGTGGGGGGTGGATGCCCCGGAGCGTATGCTGGGCGGCGGTTGGGACGTACGGCCTGTGGACTCAGGTTCGGATGCCGAATTGGGGGAAGAGCAGAAAATTGAGGTTGCTGCAAGGAATTCGAATGGGTTTGGGGTGCTCGCTGAGTCGATTCAGAAGTTCGTGGAGGTTTATGAGAGGATGGATAGTAGAAAGAGGCAGCAAATGGCGGAGTTGGAGCAAATGAGGAGGGATTTCCATAGGGACCTTGATGCAAAGTGGAGGGAGATTTTGGCGAAGGCACAAGCAGAGATTGGATGTCTTGAGGATGAAGATTGTGATGAGGGTGATGCCGAGGAGGATGGGGATGGTGGCAGTGGTAGTAAGAGGTTAGaggatgatggtggtgaagagcaGAACAATGGTGATACGGATGCTTCTCCTTCACATATGGCCTAG
- the LOC133908614 gene encoding brassinosteroid LRR receptor kinase BRI1-like translates to MESPGLVAIVALFVVVAVAASAADDSQLLEQFKAAVPSPAADLRGWSAGDGACRFPGAGCRGGRLTSLSLASVPLNADFRAVAATLLQLSSLEVLSLRGANVSGALDAAGGARCGSKLQSLDLSGNAGLRGSVADVEALAAACGALRALNLSGDGVGVAKSGGGGGSGFAGLDALDLSDNKISGDGDLRWMVGAGVGAVQRLDLSGNRISGGLPEFSNCSGLEYLDLSGNLIAGEVTGGSLSDCRGLRTLNLSGNHIVGAFPPDVAGLTSLTALNLSNNNFSSELPGDAFTGLQQLKVLSLSFNHFNGTIPASVAALPELDVLDLSSNTFSGTIPSSLCQDSNYGLRMLYLQNNYLTGAIPESISNCNKLESLDLSLNNINGSLPASIGELGELRDLILWQNELEGEIPASLSSMHKLEHLILDYNRLTGSIPPELAKCKQLNWISLASNRLSGPIPSWLGQLSNLAILKLSNNSFSGPIPLELGDCQSLVWLDLNSNQLNGSIPAELAKQSGKMTVGLVIGRPYVYLRNDELSSECHGTGSLLEFTSIRSEDLSRMPSKKLCNFTRMYMGSTEYTFIKNGSMIFLDLSFNQLDSDIPKELGSMYYLMIMNLGHNLLSGVIPTELAGAKKLAVLDLSHNQLEGPIPTSFTTLSLSEINLSNNLLNGSIPELGSLATFPKSQYENNSGLCGFPLPACGHNPGPSASDDHQSHRRQASLAGSVALGLLFSLFCIFGLVIIAIESKKRKQKNEEASSSRDIYIDSRSHSGTMNSNWRLSGTNALSINLAAFEKPLQKLTLGDLVEATNGFHNDSLIGSGGFGDVYKAQLKDGRIVAIKKLIHVSGQGDREFTAEMETIGKIKHRNLVPLLGYCKVGEERLLVYDYMKFGSLEDVLHDRKKIGMKLNWAARRKIVVGAARGLAFLHHNCIPHIIHRDMKSSNVLIDEHLEARVSDFGMARMMSVVDTHLSVSTLAGTPGYVPPEYYQSFRCTTKGDVYSYGVVLLELLTGKPPTDSTDFGEDNNLVGWVKQHTKLKIIDVFDPELLKEDPTLEFELLEHLKIACACLDDRPSKRPTMLKVMAMFKEIQAGSTVDSKTSSACTGSIDDGGFSVVEMTLKEEKEEKD, encoded by the coding sequence ATGGAATCTCCGGGGCTGGTGGCAATAGTCGCGCTCTTTGTCGTCGTGGCGgtggccgcctccgccgccgacgacTCCCAGTTGCTGGAACAGTTCAAGGCGGCGGTGCCGAGCCCGGCCGCAGACCTCCGCGGGTGgagcgccggcgacggcgcCTGCAGGTTCCCCGGCGCGGGCTGTAGGGGCGGGAGGCTCACGTCGCTGTCGCTCGCCAGCGTGCCACTCAATGCCGACTTCCGCGCCGTCGCTGCCACCCTGCTGCAGCTGAGCAGCCTCGAGGTGCTCAGCCTCCGCGGCGCCAACGTCAGTGGCGCGCTGGACGCGGCGGGGGGCGCTAGGTGCGGCAGCAAGCTGCAGTCGCTGGACCTGTCCGGGAATGCAGGCCTGCGGGGGTCTGTCGCCGATGTGGAGGCGCTGGCCGCCGCCTGCGGTGCGTTGAGAGCTCTCAACCTCTCCGGTGATGGGGTTGGTGTGGCGAAgtctggcggcggcggcggctcgggaTTTGCCGGGCTGGACGCTCTTGACTTGTCTGACAACAAGATCTCCGGCGACGGCGACCTCCGGTGGATGGTGGGTGCCGGCGTCGGCGCAGTTCAGCGGCTGGACCTATCCGGGAACAGGATCTCTGGCGGGCTCCCGGAGTTCAGCAACTGCTCTGGGCTGGAGTACCTCGACCTCTCCGGCAACCTCATCGCCGGCGAGGTGACCGGCGGGTCCCTATCCGACTGCCGGGGTCTGAGGACGCTTAACCTCTCCGGCAACCACATAGTCGGCGCGTTCCCGCCGGACGTCGCCGGTCTCACGTCGCTCACCGCACTCAACCTATCGAACAACAACTTCTCCAGCGAGCTCCCCGGCGACGCTTTCACCGGGCTCCAGCAGCTCAAGgtgctctccctctccttcaaCCACTTCAACGGCACCATCCCGGCCTCCGTGGCCGCGCTGCCGGAGCTCGATGTGCTCGACCTCAGCTCAAACACCTTCTCCGGCACCATCCCTTCGTCCCTCTGCCAAGACTCCAACTACGGTCTCCGCATGCTGTACCTTCAGAACAACTACCTCACCGGCGCCATCCCAGAGTCAATTTCGAACTGCAACAAGCTCGAATCTCTCGACCTCAGCCTCAATAACATCAACGGGTCCCTCCCTGCATCCATCGGCGAGCTAGGCGAGCTCCGGGATCTCATCCTGTGGCAGAACGAGCTGGAGGGCGAGATACCGGCGTCCCTGTCAAGTATGCACAAGCTCGAGCATCTCATCCTCGACTACAACCGGCTCACCGGCAGCATCCCGCCAGAACTGGCTAAGTGCAAGCAGCTGAATTGGATATCCTTGGCGAGCAACCGGTTGTCCGGGCCGATCCCGTCGTGGCTTGGGCAGCTCAGCAACTTGGCCATCTTAAAGCTAAGCAACAATTCCTTCTCGGGTCCAATACCACTGGAGCTTGGTGACTGTCAGAGCTTGGTCTGGCTGGACCTGAACAGCAACCAGCTCAATGGGTCGATACCGGCGGAGCTGGCGAAGCAGTCTGGGAAGATGACTGTCGGCCTCGTCATTGGGCGGCCGTATGTGTATCTTCGCAACGACGAGCTGAGCAGCGAGTGCCACGGCACGGGGAGCTTGCTGGAGTTCACAAGCATCCGATCTGAAGACCTCAGCAGGATGCCGAGCAAGAAGCTGTGCAACTTCACCCGGATGTACATGGGGAGCACGGAGTATACATTCATTAAGAATGGATCCATGATATTTCTGGATTTGTCATTTAATCAGCTCGACTCAGATATCCCGAAGGAGCTTGGGAGCATGTACTACCTTATGATCATGAATCTTGGGCACAACCTGTTGTCTGGCGTCATCCCAACAGAACTAGCTGGTGCAAAGAAACTTGCGGTACTCGACCTGTCGCACAACCAGTTGGAAGGGCCTATACCCACCTCTTTCACAACACTGTCCTTATCAGAGATCAACCTGTCCAATAATCTGCTGAACGGGTCAATTCCAGAGCTTGGTTCCCTTGCCACATTTCCCAAGAGCCAATATGAGAATAACTCTGGTCTTTGTGGCTTCCCGCTGCCGGCATGCGGGCACAATCCTGGGCCAAGTGCTTCCGACGACCACCAATCACACCGGAGGCAAGCATCACTCGCAGGTAGTGTTGCTTTGGGACTCTTGTTCTCGCTGTTCTGTATATTTGGACTGGTCATCATAGCCATTGAGAGCAagaagcggaagcaaaagaatgaAGAGGCAAGTAGCTCCCGTGATATATACATTGATAGCCGGTCACATTCGGGGACTATGAATTCCAATTGGAGACTCTCCGGTACAAATGCCCTCAGCATCAATCTTGCTGCATTTGAGAAGCCTTTGCAGAAACTCACCTTGGGTGATCTTGTTGAAGCCACAAATGGCTTCCACAATGATAGCCTAATTGGGTCTGGTGGCTTTGGCGATGTCTACAAGGCGCAGCTCAAGGATGGGAGGATTGTTGCAATCAAGAAGCTAATACATGTGAGTGGCCAGGGTGATCGGGAGTTTACTGCAGAAATGGAGACAATTGGCAAGATCAAACACCGCAACCTTGTTCCGCTTCTTGGTTACTGCAAGGTTGGTGAGGAGCGGCTGTTGGTGTATGATTATATGAAATTCGGCAGCTTGGAGGATGTGTTACACGACCGTAAGAAGATTGGAATGAAGCTGAATTGGGCAGCAAGGCGAAAGATCGTGGTTGGGGCTGCAAGGGGATTGGCATTCCTGCACCACAACTGCATTCCGCACATCATCCACCGAGACATGAAGTCAAGCAATGTGCTGATTGATGAGCATTTGGAAGCAAGGGTATCTGATTTTGGTATGGCGAGGATGATGAGTGTTGTGGACACACACCTTAGTGTGTCCACTCTTGCCGGTACGCCGGGCTATGTGCCACCGGAGTACTACCAGAGCTTCCGATGCACCACAAAGGGTGACGTGTATAGCTATGGTGTTGTATTGCTCGAGCTGCTCACTGGGAAACCACCGACGGACTCTACAGATTTCGGCGAGGACAACAATCTTGTCGGATGGGTCAAGCAGCACACAAAGTTGAAGATTATTGACGTGTTTGATCCTGAGCTGCTGAAGGAGGATCCAACCCTGGAGTTTGAGCTGCTGGAGCACTTAAAAATTGCTTGTGCTTGCTTGGATGACAGGCCATCGAAGCGGCCGACAATGCTGAAGGTTATGGCAATGTTCAAGGAAATCCAGGCGGGATCGACGGTCGACTCGAAGACCTCGTCGGCATGCACGGGGTCGATCGATGATGGAGGTTTTAGTGTCGTGGAAATGACCCTgaaggaagaaaaggaggagaaggactAG